From one Candidatus Zixiibacteriota bacterium genomic stretch:
- a CDS encoding right-handed parallel beta-helix repeat-containing protein, whose amino-acid sequence MINRLCIFIIFFAIAITVRAENYYVSPTGSDAADGQSIETAWATVDNGESLGKINPGDTVFILPGYYAPTSAIVITVSGTSDMPIVYQALGPQRPTFYGANQPGTLFDIDASYIVLKGVEIRNVPLRGIDLDGDYCTITGCYIRNVGNHGILVTGDHNEILYNIVSYPAESGIRNEGFGNYTHIYNNTVYHTGRYGIEITSTVNSVRIFNNIVAYSGTDGITAPAGNVCGFNNVWGSVEENYGSSAVDSAGGIVELPGFVDPLNGRFDLKLGSAEIDAGLGVGYPFTGSAPEMGAIEKFRTFYVSPEGNDYNDGLSPEHAWRSIGNGGPDLYPGDTVSVMSGVYADSVLILSSGMADDMISYVGVRDSSFLDASGHYAAVRLDANHIRWSAISVANASSSNMRCSGDSNLVEFCHFSNAGFYGAYMYGDDNRFFANVVRDNLYYGLLLGGGGEAINNTFYRNIQPSILVSGGDPHTIENNIFYAYSNSSLAVAATQTTVLDFCLFYGYDQPVYGEVTLGSGCIMADPMFYDADNDDFHLLSASPGIDAGINSGLPYAGAAPDIGAYETGTPTRMAITSLYPVLSADSSYQFEVEGTDSAGYPTRLGDLIWSESFPSGSITSTGLFTPQLTCTGRVIARTPDNKLADTTDYMEVVPGILKYLSVTPRRETVFIDSTLQFYADGTDAKGNFVDDLGTLSWEVLNNVGIISGSGLFTGKRVGHGFIRARSNLGPLDITDTITVLAEDMSLRIASISIPPRELIPGDATGPLLAFELTNYYPSDIIIDSLRLRSSGDDPDGATQVELDSQIENVQLYLDQDGQYSVIGEDDSLLSVATVVDGFTLLHITGLEIPAGGSIQLCASAILDQTNPKDGNKIAFELVDPAHIYTTPHAESAGEFPVGNDQLFLVNNFPLSNVVVNPLPSVSLYEGLGLKAVLDMDLPSNGYDEDRLDSIVVRNTGTLEDSDDIMEVWLFADAGDNGFTMDDLYLGQFTFRTYYWKLSGISHRLPPGTTRIFAVVRVISSQFDGGTLDFEIPTGGIQYESGTDGADDGPVKNPNWFLVIPANRITAVSIPTPSSYVYPGSADNAVLTFALYNGYSSTRDLHSVRLTNRSRTASTLGYADDELGLVSLHFDDDFNRVLDGDPAIASGYFTDGTLSLTGLDLTLPSQTLTYFFVAADLPTLGAIDSDSLAVAVEQQSDLVFDSEDEVNLNGTLPLLSGGYKIINGSVQAQYSRLRLTSTTVSPEDTSITILAFRPAYNGDQTDVLESVTLTNMGDADTSDFTDLELWADANGDNQWQYTDTQLGQFDFDDGLWTVDGLSHPTSASMPLLFVTADVTATPTPDVYFRSRIPVNGCQFSSDNDGPLDFPISAEATFTVSASALRVSAEPLNTTYSVGQTIEVKAKVSNLRATPIADVYCQFVASANPADSELVGPVTLDAGQSMEFTHPYLPAGPEVTSWQIRSFSTSEGDSSGVVTTETVTIQAVPVDVLVEMINSAPTAVSRGQSNVFPLSLRYTHPDSSPTTASIRVDSLRLTVLDGNNQPQPASAAFSRIILASDYTSLVVCEDVPSDPSVLLTFSQPVTIAPDQERLFSLRVDIDIDATATDFVISIENAAAVSVADDNTLLAVTLDPSISFPLRTAPCRIDDPSQYLAVSDSTLLEGTVNYGQEDVNILQVGMRHPGETGSSQVQLISLTMQLVDESDLPIAAEDLITSVSILRQQTVIGYLSSFQSGQSLLTVDFTAPPTLSAGEYDTLVIRANMKDYSTHDFFGLRINDSTAFEVRDLSSGSIVSAISDPILAASNVFPMHTGYTGMRHPALPPEICLISLAPETAVGGAAEVELIGVTVRYDATDEYSPLTIDDLRITVLDSLGAPLNPRDLFDQIGIAVDGGDIQYQTFIELDGGFTVFNLDNDLLISPGDTVSVVMIADIESGTPVDHFRLNLSGESGLCLRDATDTTRTPGFTLSPECAQELPLLTTTTRVFLPAGRPSLASTEHPVLLAYPGQCAVTVADMDLGYASVTLQGDILLHGLSGKVITKNRQGIYDIEASDVFSAIRLAVNGDTLTGACEMTEGGFAISLESPRIIQRGDAFALSLVCDINENAATGNYMLQFEDSTFCDMIDRNLLTQVSPVLADGSYPILSTELSITSVNLGESFTNFPNPFNPADGEVTTIGYVLAEHAYVDIELFTITGELVSRLIENSYREAGAHRSDTWDGANDKNLNVLPGTYFCRITARYTSGRQESFTRKIAVVR is encoded by the coding sequence GCCGACCGGCAGCGACGCAGCCGACGGTCAGTCGATAGAAACCGCCTGGGCCACGGTAGACAATGGTGAGAGCCTCGGGAAAATAAATCCGGGTGACACGGTATTTATTCTGCCGGGATATTACGCTCCAACATCAGCTATAGTTATCACCGTGTCGGGGACCTCGGATATGCCCATTGTCTATCAGGCGCTTGGACCTCAGCGGCCAACTTTCTACGGGGCAAATCAGCCGGGAACCCTGTTTGACATTGACGCCAGCTATATCGTGCTGAAAGGCGTTGAGATCCGCAATGTTCCACTGCGGGGAATCGACCTCGATGGTGATTACTGCACGATAACGGGGTGTTACATCCGAAATGTCGGCAACCACGGCATACTGGTCACCGGAGACCATAATGAGATTCTTTACAATATCGTTTCCTATCCGGCTGAATCCGGCATTCGCAATGAGGGGTTTGGCAACTACACTCACATCTACAACAACACTGTCTACCACACGGGAAGATACGGCATTGAGATCACCTCGACCGTAAACTCCGTTCGCATTTTCAATAATATCGTCGCATACAGCGGAACCGATGGAATTACGGCCCCAGCCGGTAATGTGTGTGGATTCAACAACGTTTGGGGAAGCGTAGAGGAGAATTATGGAAGCTCGGCAGTTGACTCAGCGGGAGGCATTGTAGAACTACCTGGCTTTGTGGATCCGCTCAACGGACGCTTTGATCTAAAACTGGGTTCCGCCGAGATTGACGCCGGCCTGGGCGTTGGCTACCCGTTCACCGGTTCAGCGCCTGAAATGGGCGCTATCGAGAAATTCAGGACCTTCTATGTTAGCCCCGAAGGAAATGACTATAACGACGGGTTAAGTCCCGAGCATGCCTGGAGAAGCATTGGTAACGGCGGTCCCGATCTCTATCCCGGAGACACAGTGTCTGTTATGAGCGGCGTATATGCTGACTCGGTATTAATTCTTTCGAGCGGGATGGCAGATGACATGATATCCTACGTTGGGGTCAGGGATTCTTCGTTTCTCGACGCCAGCGGGCATTACGCCGCGGTTCGCCTGGATGCGAATCATATCCGATGGTCCGCGATCAGCGTTGCCAACGCCTCCAGTTCGAACATGCGGTGCTCCGGCGACAGCAATCTCGTGGAATTTTGTCATTTCAGCAACGCCGGATTCTACGGCGCCTATATGTATGGCGATGATAATCGTTTTTTTGCCAATGTGGTCCGGGATAACCTTTACTACGGATTATTGCTGGGAGGGGGAGGCGAAGCGATCAATAACACCTTCTATCGCAATATCCAGCCATCGATACTGGTCTCGGGCGGCGATCCGCACACCATAGAAAATAACATATTCTATGCCTACAGCAATTCATCACTCGCTGTCGCGGCTACTCAAACCACCGTTCTCGACTTCTGTCTTTTCTATGGATACGATCAGCCAGTGTATGGAGAAGTAACTCTCGGATCGGGTTGCATTATGGCGGACCCGATGTTCTATGACGCCGACAATGACGACTTCCATTTGCTTTCCGCTTCTCCGGGAATCGATGCCGGCATCAACTCCGGTCTTCCATATGCCGGCGCCGCGCCGGATATCGGAGCGTACGAAACGGGTACGCCCACCCGGATGGCCATCACTTCGCTCTACCCGGTGCTCAGCGCCGATTCATCGTACCAGTTTGAAGTCGAAGGCACTGATTCCGCGGGTTATCCAACTCGCCTCGGCGACCTTATCTGGTCCGAGAGCTTCCCCAGCGGCAGCATAACCTCGACCGGTTTATTCACTCCCCAGTTGACATGCACCGGGCGCGTAATCGCTCGCACGCCTGATAACAAGCTCGCCGATACCACTGACTACATGGAGGTGGTACCCGGAATCCTCAAGTATCTCTCTGTCACGCCGCGGCGGGAGACAGTCTTTATCGATTCGACCCTGCAATTCTACGCTGATGGCACCGACGCCAAAGGTAATTTCGTTGATGATCTCGGAACCTTGAGCTGGGAAGTGCTCAACAACGTTGGAATAATCAGCGGTTCGGGACTATTTACGGGCAAAAGAGTCGGGCACGGATTCATTCGCGCTCGAAGCAATCTGGGGCCGCTCGACATCACCGACACAATCACTGTGTTGGCGGAAGATATGTCGCTGCGGATAGCCTCGATATCTATCCCTCCACGTGAACTGATTCCGGGCGACGCAACCGGACCGTTGCTCGCTTTCGAATTAACCAACTATTATCCATCCGATATCATAATAGACAGCCTCCGGCTGAGATCATCGGGGGATGATCCTGATGGCGCCACACAGGTCGAACTGGACAGCCAGATCGAGAACGTGCAACTCTACCTGGACCAGGATGGCCAATATAGCGTGATCGGTGAAGATGACAGTCTGTTGTCGGTGGCGACGGTTGTCGATGGATTCACCTTGCTGCACATAACCGGACTGGAGATTCCGGCGGGCGGCTCGATTCAGCTCTGCGCCTCGGCCATTTTGGACCAGACCAACCCCAAAGACGGCAACAAGATCGCCTTCGAGCTCGTCGACCCGGCCCACATTTATACGACACCGCATGCCGAGTCGGCCGGCGAGTTCCCGGTCGGCAACGACCAGTTGTTTCTCGTGAATAATTTTCCTCTCTCAAATGTCGTTGTAAACCCTCTTCCCAGTGTAAGCCTCTACGAAGGCCTCGGGCTGAAGGCGGTTCTCGACATGGACCTTCCCTCCAACGGCTACGATGAAGATCGCCTGGACAGCATCGTCGTGCGCAACACCGGCACTCTTGAAGACTCCGACGATATTATGGAGGTCTGGTTGTTCGCGGATGCCGGCGATAACGGATTTACCATGGATGACCTCTATCTCGGGCAGTTCACTTTCAGAACATACTACTGGAAATTGTCGGGAATCTCTCATAGGCTGCCGCCGGGGACAACCAGAATTTTTGCGGTAGTTAGAGTCATAAGCAGTCAGTTCGATGGGGGCACGCTTGACTTTGAAATTCCCACCGGCGGCATTCAGTACGAATCCGGAACGGATGGAGCGGATGACGGTCCGGTCAAGAACCCGAACTGGTTTCTGGTCATCCCGGCGAATCGCATAACCGCGGTGTCGATACCTACGCCATCGTCTTATGTTTATCCCGGCAGCGCCGACAACGCCGTGCTGACATTCGCTCTGTACAACGGTTACAGTTCCACGCGCGATTTACATTCTGTCCGTCTGACCAACCGCTCCAGGACAGCCTCCACGCTCGGCTACGCGGATGATGAACTGGGGCTCGTATCCCTTCACTTCGACGACGACTTCAATCGGGTGCTTGATGGCGACCCGGCCATCGCTTCGGGGTATTTTACCGACGGCACTCTGAGCCTGACGGGACTCGACCTGACTCTCCCCTCTCAGACTCTGACCTATTTCTTTGTAGCCGCGGATCTGCCGACTCTCGGCGCCATAGACTCCGATAGCCTCGCGGTCGCGGTGGAACAGCAATCCGACCTGGTGTTCGATTCGGAGGATGAAGTAAATTTGAACGGCACGCTCCCGCTGTTAAGCGGCGGCTATAAAATCATTAACGGCTCGGTGCAGGCTCAATACAGTCGCCTGCGGCTCACCAGCACCACGGTGTCGCCTGAAGACACCTCGATCACCATCCTGGCGTTCCGCCCCGCTTATAACGGCGATCAGACAGATGTGCTCGAGTCCGTTACACTGACGAATATGGGCGACGCCGACACTTCGGATTTCACCGACCTCGAATTATGGGCCGACGCTAATGGTGATAACCAGTGGCAATATACTGACACTCAGTTGGGGCAGTTTGACTTTGACGATGGCTTGTGGACAGTCGATGGCCTGAGTCACCCGACAAGTGCCTCAATGCCGCTTTTGTTTGTGACAGCAGACGTAACAGCGACGCCGACGCCGGACGTTTATTTCCGCTCCCGGATCCCTGTCAACGGATGTCAGTTTTCATCGGATAACGATGGTCCGCTGGATTTCCCTATCAGCGCCGAGGCAACTTTCACGGTATCGGCTTCGGCTCTGCGGGTATCGGCCGAGCCGCTGAATACCACGTATTCGGTAGGTCAAACCATTGAAGTCAAAGCAAAGGTATCCAACCTGCGCGCTACGCCAATCGCCGATGTTTATTGCCAGTTCGTAGCATCGGCCAACCCGGCCGACAGCGAGTTGGTCGGCCCGGTCACGCTCGACGCCGGACAATCGATGGAATTCACACATCCTTACTTACCTGCCGGACCGGAAGTCACATCATGGCAGATTCGATCATTCTCCACCAGTGAGGGCGATTCGTCGGGTGTTGTTACGACTGAAACAGTGACCATACAGGCGGTGCCGGTCGACGTGCTTGTCGAGATGATTAACTCGGCTCCAACAGCCGTCAGTCGCGGACAATCGAATGTATTTCCCTTGAGTCTTCGTTACACACATCCGGATTCGAGCCCCACGACAGCGTCCATAAGAGTTGACAGCCTGAGACTTACCGTTCTGGACGGCAACAACCAACCACAGCCGGCCAGCGCGGCCTTCTCCAGGATAATTTTGGCGTCGGATTACACCAGCCTCGTAGTATGTGAAGACGTGCCCTCCGACCCATCGGTTCTTCTGACATTCTCACAGCCGGTTACGATCGCTCCCGATCAGGAGCGTCTTTTCTCTCTGCGGGTAGATATTGATATTGATGCAACGGCTACTGATTTCGTGATATCTATCGAAAATGCCGCCGCGGTGAGTGTGGCTGACGATAACACCCTTCTGGCGGTGACACTTGATCCGTCAATTTCATTCCCACTGCGGACGGCTCCCTGCAGAATCGATGACCCATCACAGTACCTGGCGGTATCGGATTCAACACTGCTCGAGGGCACGGTCAACTACGGGCAGGAGGATGTTAACATCCTACAGGTTGGCATGCGCCATCCCGGTGAGACCGGCAGTTCGCAGGTTCAGTTAATAAGCTTGACCATGCAGCTCGTGGATGAATCGGATTTGCCAATCGCCGCAGAGGACCTGATTACCAGTGTCAGCATCCTGCGTCAGCAGACCGTGATCGGGTATCTGAGCAGTTTTCAATCCGGTCAATCACTGCTGACCGTGGACTTCACCGCCCCTCCTACCCTCAGTGCCGGGGAATACGATACGCTCGTCATCCGCGCAAACATGAAAGATTATTCCACCCACGACTTTTTCGGGCTGCGGATCAACGACAGTACCGCGTTTGAGGTTCGTGACCTGAGTTCCGGGTCAATAGTTTCGGCGATTTCGGACCCGATCCTGGCCGCATCGAATGTCTTCCCCATGCACACCGGCTACACCGGCATGAGACACCCGGCCCTGCCGCCGGAAATCTGTTTGATCTCTTTGGCGCCCGAGACAGCCGTTGGCGGAGCCGCCGAAGTGGAGTTGATTGGCGTGACGGTCCGTTACGACGCCACCGATGAATACTCGCCGCTCACTATAGATGATTTACGAATCACCGTTCTGGACAGTCTCGGCGCCCCCCTGAACCCGCGTGATCTCTTCGACCAGATTGGAATAGCAGTGGATGGCGGTGATATACAATATCAGACATTTATAGAACTGGACGGCGGCTTTACGGTTTTCAATCTCGACAATGACCTGCTGATCAGCCCCGGGGACACCGTCTCCGTCGTCATGATCGCGGATATCGAGAGCGGTACTCCTGTCGATCATTTTAGATTGAACCTCTCCGGAGAATCCGGTCTTTGTCTGCGCGATGCTACCGACACAACCCGGACGCCCGGATTCACCCTCAGCCCCGAATGCGCCCAGGAACTTCCCTTGCTCACGACCACAACGCGGGTTTTCCTGCCGGCTGGCAGACCATCACTGGCTTCGACGGAACATCCCGTGCTCCTCGCCTATCCCGGACAATGCGCAGTTACTGTCGCTGATATGGATCTCGGCTATGCCAGCGTAACGCTGCAGGGAGACATTCTGCTCCATGGACTTTCCGGCAAAGTGATAACGAAAAACCGTCAAGGCATATATGATATCGAAGCGTCAGACGTTTTCTCCGCAATCAGGCTCGCCGTCAACGGAGACACTCTGACAGGCGCATGTGAGATGACAGAAGGTGGATTTGCGATCAGCCTCGAGAGTCCCCGGATCATACAGCGGGGCGACGCCTTTGCATTGTCGTTGGTCTGCGACATAAACGAAAACGCGGCCACCGGTAACTACATGCTTCAGTTTGAAGATTCGACTTTCTGCGATATGATCGATCGCAACCTGCTTACACAGGTATCTCCCGTGCTGGCCGACGGTTCCTATCCGATTCTGTCGACGGAATTGTCGATAACCTCGGTGAATCTTGGTGAGTCATTCACCAACTTCCCCAACCCCTTCAATCCGGCCGACGGCGAGGTGACGACAATTGGCTATGTTCTCGCGGAGCACGCGTATGTCGATATCGAGTTATTCACGATCACCGGAGAACTTGTATCGCGGCTGATCGAAAACTCGTATCGCGAGGCCGGAGCGCATCGCAGCGACACCTGGGATGGCGCCAACGACAAGAACTTGAACGTCTTGCCCGGAACCTACTTCTGCCGCATAACGGCCAGGTACACCTCGGGCAGACAGGAAAGCTTCACCAGAAAGATTGCGGTGGTAAGGTGA